In Thermospira aquatica, the following proteins share a genomic window:
- a CDS encoding Trp family transcriptional regulator: MTFDKITFFAYNKAMEKDLVDILCEISDRETMHKFLSEILTVAEKKDLILRWELLKQLARGKSQRSIAADLHISLCKITRGAKILKDPSSVCYQKLKQDKP; encoded by the coding sequence TTGACGTTTGACAAAATCACTTTTTTTGCCTACAATAAAGCTATGGAAAAAGATTTAGTTGACATTCTCTGTGAAATCTCAGACAGGGAAACCATGCACAAGTTCCTCTCGGAGATACTTACAGTCGCTGAGAAAAAGGACCTCATCCTCCGATGGGAGCTTTTAAAGCAGCTTGCCAGGGGAAAATCCCAGAGAAGTATTGCCGCCGATCTTCACATCAGTCTCTGTAAAATCACCCGTGGAGCAAAGATCCTAAAAGACCCCTCTTCCGTCTGCTATCAAAAACTCAAACAGGATAAACCATAA
- a CDS encoding tetratricopeptide repeat protein, translating into MEEQERVELIRQGNAFMQEKKYKEALACFVKAQYQDGLVRVGDVLYEQKNYVGALKVYFKAGHPVRISATAEKVAAILHNWLEEDKQQKPLEKEPQPWKPTVLSIQDLMNLGSQSTSEEKPKKGDSNDS; encoded by the coding sequence ATGGAGGAGCAAGAGAGAGTAGAACTTATACGCCAGGGAAATGCATTCATGCAGGAAAAAAAATACAAAGAGGCTCTTGCGTGTTTTGTGAAGGCACAATACCAGGATGGCCTGGTACGTGTTGGTGATGTCCTCTACGAGCAAAAAAACTACGTTGGAGCCCTCAAGGTCTACTTCAAGGCAGGGCATCCGGTAAGAATCTCCGCTACAGCCGAAAAAGTAGCCGCAATACTTCACAACTGGCTTGAAGAAGACAAACAACAAAAACCTCTCGAGAAGGAACCACAACCATGGAAACCTACAGTGCTGAGTATCCAGGATCTGATGAATCTCGGCTCCCAATCGACATCAGAAGAAAAACCAAAAAAAGGAGATAGCAATGATTCTTGA
- a CDS encoding J domain-containing protein, whose product MASPLSLKEAVEILELGESFSLEDLQNSYRKLLKKYHPDHCQDLAVFCEEKTREVIEAYKLVFSYVKHYRITVNALESSVPEEFWMKHFASDGVWGNPDFFSHQKKK is encoded by the coding sequence ATGGCATCACCTCTTTCCCTCAAAGAAGCCGTAGAGATCCTTGAACTCGGAGAAAGCTTTTCCCTTGAAGATCTCCAGAACTCGTACCGAAAACTCCTCAAAAAATATCACCCCGATCATTGTCAGGATCTTGCTGTATTTTGCGAAGAGAAAACCCGCGAAGTTATAGAGGCGTATAAGCTTGTGTTTTCTTATGTCAAACATTACCGCATCACCGTCAACGCTTTAGAAAGCAGTGTTCCAGAGGAGTTCTGGATGAAGCATTTTGCCTCTGATGGCGTGTGGGGAAACCCGGACTTTTTCAGTCACCAGAAAAAGAAATAG
- the fusA gene encoding elongation factor G produces MGKIYEPKRIRNIALSGAPNAGKTTLAEALLYISGQIQTMGSVDKGTTVMDFEDEEINKKMSLHTSLAYTEWNNVKINIMDTPGIPDLVGEVRSAFRAVEGIIFVVSAVDGITIDTEKDWHFADDYQIARVVFINQMDKPEANFFGIAEDLEKKFKKPVIPLELPIIEGNKFVGTFDLVSMESIFSQGKEVKRTKDIPDQLKDKIDTYREKLFDAVAETDDSLIEKYLSGEPLTEEEVERGLRTCTMNNKFIPIFCGSALLCVGIQPLLDIIVQFLPSPLYVGEEIGTDPLHPDHTIKRHPDPEEPFSAFVFKTYLDPYAGKLSFARIRSGKIRTGDEVLNVRTNTREKIAHIYMINGKNLKEIEELEAGDMAIFAKIDSLQTGDTVSDPSKPLIYEPVRFPNPSYFLAIHAKDRKLEDKLAEIFHQIHLQDPTFNYEYNDITKEMVISCIGEIQAKHILDFINHHYKIEFETRVPRIAYKETITAKAEGHYKHKKQTGGHGQYGEVYLRVEPLKRNEGFLFTESIFGGAIPKNYVPAIEKGCREACESGVIAGYPVVDIKVDVYDGSYHEVDSSDMSFKIAGLHAMKLAIEAAKPVLLEPIAKVRVYVDEETIGAVMGDLSNRRGKVQGMDKISEDVTVINALVPYAEMLAYAPSLNALTSGRGRFDMEISHYEILPQSEYDKAKKQAELMQKEQEAARG; encoded by the coding sequence ATGGGGAAAATTTATGAACCCAAACGTATCAGAAATATTGCACTTTCAGGTGCTCCAAACGCAGGAAAAACCACCCTTGCCGAGGCATTACTCTACATCAGTGGCCAGATTCAAACCATGGGTTCAGTAGACAAGGGAACCACCGTGATGGACTTTGAGGACGAAGAGATCAACAAGAAAATGTCTCTTCACACCTCTCTGGCCTACACCGAGTGGAACAACGTTAAAATTAACATCATGGATACTCCTGGTATTCCCGATCTCGTGGGAGAAGTTCGAAGCGCTTTTCGTGCCGTAGAAGGAATTATTTTTGTCGTTTCAGCTGTTGACGGGATAACTATTGACACTGAGAAAGACTGGCATTTTGCCGATGACTACCAGATAGCCCGTGTTGTCTTTATTAATCAGATGGATAAACCAGAAGCAAACTTTTTTGGTATAGCCGAAGATCTTGAGAAAAAATTCAAAAAACCTGTAATTCCTCTCGAGCTTCCCATTATCGAAGGCAACAAGTTTGTGGGTACCTTTGATCTCGTCTCCATGGAGTCTATCTTCTCTCAGGGAAAAGAGGTGAAACGCACCAAAGATATCCCCGACCAACTCAAAGACAAGATCGATACCTACCGTGAAAAGCTTTTTGATGCTGTTGCAGAAACCGACGATAGTCTCATCGAAAAATACTTAAGCGGCGAACCCCTTACCGAAGAGGAAGTAGAACGAGGGCTGCGAACCTGTACCATGAACAATAAATTCATCCCCATCTTTTGTGGAAGCGCTCTCCTCTGCGTCGGTATCCAGCCACTTCTTGATATTATTGTTCAGTTCCTTCCCTCTCCCCTTTACGTGGGAGAAGAGATCGGAACCGATCCCCTGCATCCCGATCACACCATCAAACGCCACCCCGATCCAGAAGAACCTTTTTCCGCCTTTGTCTTCAAGACCTATCTTGATCCCTATGCAGGCAAGCTCTCTTTTGCCCGCATTCGGTCAGGAAAGATTCGTACTGGCGATGAAGTTCTCAACGTAAGAACCAACACCAGAGAAAAAATCGCTCATATCTATATGATCAATGGAAAAAACCTCAAAGAAATCGAAGAACTTGAGGCAGGGGATATGGCTATCTTTGCAAAAATCGATTCTCTCCAGACAGGTGACACCGTCTCCGATCCCTCGAAACCTCTCATCTACGAACCTGTTCGTTTCCCCAATCCTTCCTACTTCCTCGCCATCCATGCTAAAGATCGAAAACTGGAAGACAAACTGGCAGAAATCTTTCATCAGATTCATCTCCAGGATCCTACTTTTAACTATGAATACAACGACATCACCAAAGAAATGGTCATCTCCTGTATAGGTGAGATCCAGGCCAAACATATCCTTGATTTCATCAACCATCACTACAAGATAGAGTTTGAAACGAGAGTCCCCCGTATCGCTTACAAGGAAACCATCACAGCAAAAGCTGAGGGACATTACAAGCACAAAAAACAAACCGGTGGTCATGGGCAATACGGTGAAGTGTACCTCCGTGTAGAACCATTGAAACGCAACGAGGGCTTTCTTTTTACTGAGAGTATTTTCGGTGGAGCTATCCCGAAAAACTATGTACCTGCCATCGAAAAGGGATGCCGCGAAGCCTGTGAAAGTGGGGTAATTGCTGGCTATCCCGTCGTGGATATCAAGGTGGATGTGTATGATGGTTCCTATCATGAAGTAGACTCTTCTGATATGTCGTTTAAGATTGCAGGTCTTCATGCGATGAAACTGGCTATAGAAGCCGCAAAGCCTGTTCTTTTGGAACCAATTGCCAAGGTACGAGTCTATGTTGATGAAGAAACCATCGGTGCCGTCATGGGCGATCTCTCCAACAGGCGCGGCAAAGTCCAGGGTATGGACAAGATCTCTGAAGATGTTACCGTCATCAACGCGCTGGTACCATACGCTGAGATGCTTGCCTATGCACCTTCGCTCAATGCGCTTACCAGTGGACGTGGGAGATTTGACATGGAAATCAGTCACTACGAAATTCTCCCTCAGTCAGAATATGACAAGGCCAAAAAACAAGCAGAACTCATGCAAAAGGAACAGGAGGCAGCCAGAGGATGA
- a CDS encoding tRNA lysidine(34) synthetase translates to MESRLYALFEKAIEHYGMLENTTGIVVGVSGGMDSLVLLLMLVAGNKRKNRNIPLYPAFVDNFNGKNEGHNQRIARLADYIKKHTGLDLHVIRVNSIVELTSGNYKPRNTCYLCSQKRRVELISYASACKANKIAFGHHMDDILETSLMNLFFKRELSSMVPRLKIFEGEMEFIRPLAYVSKSMIEEYVYTQEEEMPIFSEVCPNSILRRDHRRIQVRELIARLSEEIPNFRQNLFEAFRNPDTEYLLNYLYQPQGSGRFKRP, encoded by the coding sequence ATGGAGTCACGACTTTACGCTCTTTTTGAGAAGGCCATAGAACACTATGGCATGCTGGAAAACACCACAGGCATTGTGGTGGGTGTTTCCGGGGGGATGGATTCTCTTGTGTTGCTTCTCATGCTTGTGGCTGGAAACAAGCGAAAAAACCGCAACATCCCTCTCTATCCTGCGTTTGTTGATAATTTCAATGGAAAAAATGAAGGGCATAATCAGCGTATCGCGCGGTTAGCGGATTATATCAAAAAGCATACGGGGCTTGATCTCCATGTGATTCGTGTCAATAGTATTGTGGAACTCACCTCGGGAAACTATAAACCCCGCAATACGTGTTATCTCTGTTCTCAAAAGCGGAGGGTAGAACTTATCTCGTACGCGAGTGCTTGCAAGGCAAATAAGATAGCCTTTGGGCATCATATGGACGATATTCTTGAAACATCGCTTATGAACCTCTTTTTTAAACGGGAGCTCTCGTCAATGGTACCGAGGCTCAAGATATTTGAGGGTGAAATGGAGTTTATCCGACCGCTTGCGTATGTTTCCAAATCTATGATAGAAGAGTATGTGTATACGCAGGAAGAGGAAATGCCTATTTTTTCCGAGGTGTGTCCCAACTCGATCCTTCGCCGGGATCACAGGCGTATTCAGGTGAGAGAGCTTATTGCACGTCTTTCTGAAGAGATTCCTAACTTTCGTCAAAATCTTTTTGAGGCTTTTCGTAATCCTGATACTGAATATCTCCTCAACTATCTTTACCAGCCCCAGGGGAGTGGGCGATTCAAAAGACCTTAA
- a CDS encoding UPF0182 family protein, whose product MKHWWLWILIVILLAGMTTGLLWFIFPSLTMYWWYQDLGVSPMLWRRFAWDALWILGAFWFPWLGLWFWFGLIRQRWGGGFVLLALFLGILSSILVWWQRENTLSILVSPSGIQDSLLHLDTMWYVAWLPFWRKVALYLTVFVGILLTVDIFVSTTSTQKRDWQRLILVFLLLSGGITIAMLFSFELFVWQPNKRLGIGFSDFYGTLVAWWCVVGVGTGLVILWTLMIFLGKLQPSHFFIQLGVASLLAALVLWLWPVFLTQFYEKPNELRAQKRFIEARRKATREGFGLQYEAFHFQPTLETLSYTRLWDIQPYLQNIRQLQTIRNYFDFFDVDIDFYTISNELLQVLIACREITLTNLLPEVRNWENTHLRYTHGLGVVVSPAHEISPEGQPVFWVKNLNMETEHPEFSLKRPQIYFGESEHSYIIVRTEVKEFEYTDITNRVEKQYEGTNGVRLSTFRKLAFSRAFGEKNILLSRYLSKESGVLWKRQLSQRLQALVPQLCYDPDPYPVILDGEIFWIIDAYTTTDRYPLSDRYDSRWGRINGIRHSVKVVVSAYTGDVKYYVVDPADPLLAPLRFFARELFTEDIPDNLKAHFHYPYTLLALQAEVFCRYHMDSDESFYNGDDVWSIPLVRQWGTNLPYEPLYMLLKTTNTSLGGVFIPFTPLGRQNLSGWLFGTYENGLKLYQYVASRIESIPGPLQVDAQIYQNEELAKLFTLWGQRNSQVSLGMTRYLPLTGGVIALVPLYISSEYNPIPQVALIIAVYNNKVHYAKTSDELIRILAKDMVSSTRE is encoded by the coding sequence ATGAAACATTGGTGGCTCTGGATTTTGATCGTGATCCTGCTTGCTGGCATGACAACAGGTCTTCTCTGGTTTATCTTCCCATCCCTCACTATGTACTGGTGGTACCAGGACCTGGGCGTCTCTCCCATGCTATGGCGAAGGTTTGCGTGGGATGCTCTCTGGATACTCGGGGCTTTCTGGTTCCCGTGGCTTGGCTTGTGGTTCTGGTTTGGGCTTATTCGACAACGATGGGGAGGAGGATTTGTCCTGCTTGCTCTTTTTCTCGGCATCCTCTCAAGTATTCTGGTGTGGTGGCAACGCGAGAACACCCTGTCCATACTGGTTTCGCCATCCGGCATACAGGATAGTCTTCTGCATCTCGATACCATGTGGTACGTGGCCTGGTTGCCTTTCTGGAGAAAGGTTGCCCTTTACCTCACTGTCTTCGTGGGTATTCTTTTGACGGTAGACATCTTTGTTTCTACCACATCCACACAAAAACGAGACTGGCAAAGGTTGATACTTGTTTTTCTGCTCCTCAGTGGGGGTATAACGATTGCCATGTTGTTTTCATTTGAGCTTTTCGTCTGGCAACCAAACAAACGCTTAGGGATAGGATTTTCGGATTTTTATGGGACACTGGTAGCATGGTGGTGTGTTGTGGGTGTCGGCACAGGACTTGTTATCCTCTGGACACTCATGATTTTTCTGGGAAAACTTCAACCATCGCATTTTTTTATTCAGCTTGGAGTAGCCTCTCTCCTCGCCGCACTGGTTTTGTGGCTCTGGCCTGTTTTTCTCACGCAGTTTTACGAAAAACCCAACGAGCTTCGCGCGCAAAAGCGTTTTATTGAAGCAAGGAGAAAAGCCACACGGGAAGGATTTGGACTTCAGTACGAAGCGTTTCATTTTCAACCAACCCTGGAGACTCTCTCCTATACCCGACTCTGGGATATCCAGCCCTATCTTCAGAATATTCGCCAACTCCAAACCATACGAAACTACTTTGATTTCTTTGATGTAGATATTGATTTTTACACCATCTCCAACGAGCTTCTGCAAGTGCTTATCGCCTGTCGAGAAATCACCCTGACCAATCTTTTACCTGAGGTGAGAAACTGGGAAAACACCCATCTCCGCTATACCCATGGTCTTGGCGTTGTTGTTTCCCCTGCCCATGAAATTTCCCCAGAGGGTCAACCTGTGTTTTGGGTGAAAAACCTCAACATGGAGACAGAACATCCTGAATTTTCTCTTAAAAGACCCCAGATCTATTTTGGAGAATCAGAGCATTCCTACATCATTGTACGAACAGAGGTAAAAGAGTTTGAATACACTGACATAACCAACCGTGTTGAGAAACAGTATGAAGGAACCAACGGTGTAAGACTCTCAACGTTTCGCAAGCTGGCGTTTTCCCGTGCCTTTGGAGAAAAAAACATCCTCCTCTCCCGATACCTTTCAAAAGAAAGCGGTGTCCTCTGGAAACGTCAGCTTAGCCAGCGCCTCCAGGCTCTTGTACCACAGCTTTGCTATGATCCCGATCCCTATCCTGTGATTCTCGATGGAGAAATCTTCTGGATTATCGATGCGTACACGACCACGGATCGCTATCCCCTCTCCGATCGATATGATTCCCGTTGGGGAAGGATCAATGGCATCCGTCATTCGGTAAAAGTCGTGGTATCCGCCTATACCGGTGATGTAAAATACTATGTGGTCGATCCAGCCGATCCCTTGCTTGCCCCGCTTCGTTTTTTTGCTCGAGAACTCTTTACCGAAGATATCCCGGACAATCTCAAAGCACATTTTCATTATCCTTATACGCTTCTTGCCCTTCAGGCTGAGGTTTTCTGCCGTTACCATATGGATAGTGATGAAAGTTTCTACAACGGGGACGATGTATGGAGTATCCCTCTCGTTCGTCAATGGGGGACAAATCTTCCCTACGAACCCCTGTACATGCTTCTCAAAACAACCAACACCTCTCTCGGAGGAGTGTTTATTCCCTTTACCCCCCTCGGCCGACAAAACCTCTCTGGCTGGCTTTTTGGAACCTATGAAAATGGACTCAAACTCTACCAATACGTCGCCTCGCGCATTGAGAGTATCCCTGGCCCCTTGCAGGTAGACGCGCAAATTTATCAAAACGAAGAACTTGCCAAACTCTTCACCCTCTGGGGACAACGAAATTCTCAGGTTTCTCTGGGCATGACACGATATCTTCCCCTGACCGGCGGGGTAATTGCTCTTGTTCCGCTTTACATCAGTTCGGAGTACAACCCGATACCGCAGGTAGCACTGATCATAGCTGTATACAATAACAAGGTACATTACGCCAAGACAAGCGATGAACTTATACGCATCCTTGCAAAGGATATGGTATCCTCAACTCGGGAGTAA
- the gltX gene encoding glutamate--tRNA ligase, which produces MQKLRFAPSPTGQLHLGSARTAIFNWLYARHTGGKFVLRIEDTDLSRSQEEYTASIIKDMKWMGMDYDEFYKQSERFDIYKSYIDKLVAEGKAYYCNCTRDDLVKRNQARGIYDEVTKYDGYCRDRNVQPGNGTVVRVNVGPERDIIFKDVVKGRIAINTKELDDFVLWKSDGSPTYNFAVVIDDSLMGITTILRGEDHISNTAKQIILYEYLGFSIPTFGHLPMVFDTDRTPLSKRKGSTNIEYYRKQGILPEALLNYIARLGWSHGNDEIFMLEDLIRVFDITHLNKSNAVYDEKKMIWVNSKHMKLEPLEKVLAAFAVYLEDTNQPKVGRMQDESWLREAVDLLRTRSDTLADLYRDIQPYALDEYELDEKAKELLPALKNPANEKAYDEAKARILEAKAYDSALEQALREISEKHGVAFKDLIQRIRIQLTGRTVSPDILSVMRLLSSVLSKRLEKEW; this is translated from the coding sequence ATGCAGAAACTCAGGTTCGCTCCATCACCGACCGGGCAGCTTCATCTGGGAAGTGCACGTACGGCTATTTTTAACTGGTTGTATGCAAGACACACCGGGGGAAAGTTTGTTCTTCGTATCGAGGATACCGATCTCTCGCGTTCTCAGGAGGAGTACACTGCTTCGATTATCAAGGATATGAAATGGATGGGCATGGACTACGATGAGTTCTACAAGCAGAGCGAACGGTTTGATATCTACAAGTCGTACATAGATAAACTTGTGGCTGAAGGCAAGGCGTACTACTGTAACTGTACCCGGGATGACCTCGTAAAACGTAACCAGGCGCGTGGCATATATGACGAGGTCACGAAATACGATGGCTACTGTCGGGACAGAAACGTCCAACCGGGAAACGGGACGGTAGTTCGGGTAAATGTTGGACCCGAACGAGATATTATTTTTAAAGATGTAGTAAAAGGGCGTATTGCCATTAATACGAAGGAACTGGATGATTTTGTTCTGTGGAAGAGTGATGGTTCCCCCACCTACAATTTTGCCGTGGTGATTGACGATTCTTTGATGGGGATCACCACGATTCTCCGGGGAGAGGATCATATCTCCAATACCGCCAAGCAGATTATTCTCTATGAGTACCTTGGTTTTTCTATCCCTACGTTTGGGCATCTTCCCATGGTGTTTGATACGGACAGGACACCCCTTTCCAAACGAAAGGGTTCCACCAATATCGAATACTACCGCAAGCAGGGGATCCTCCCTGAGGCACTTCTCAATTACATTGCTCGACTTGGTTGGTCTCATGGGAATGACGAGATCTTTATGTTAGAGGATCTTATACGGGTTTTTGATATTACCCATCTCAACAAATCAAATGCTGTCTACGATGAGAAGAAGATGATCTGGGTAAACAGTAAACACATGAAGCTTGAACCCCTGGAAAAGGTTCTGGCTGCTTTTGCTGTGTATCTGGAAGATACCAATCAACCAAAAGTTGGGCGTATGCAGGATGAGAGTTGGCTTCGAGAGGCGGTGGATCTTCTCAGAACGAGAAGTGATACTTTAGCTGATCTTTACCGGGATATCCAGCCTTATGCGCTTGATGAGTATGAACTTGATGAAAAGGCAAAGGAGCTTCTCCCTGCATTGAAAAATCCAGCAAACGAAAAAGCGTACGATGAGGCGAAAGCTCGTATTCTCGAGGCAAAGGCATATGACAGCGCCCTTGAACAGGCCCTCCGTGAGATTTCCGAGAAGCATGGGGTTGCCTTTAAGGATCTCATCCAGCGAATCCGCATCCAATTAACAGGGAGAACGGTAAGCCCTGATATTCTCTCGGTGATGCGTCTTCTTTCTTCCGTTCTTTCGAAGAGGCTTGAGAAGGAGTGGTGA
- a CDS encoding flagellar biosynthesis anti-sigma factor FlgM, whose translation MEIRGVDPIRGITQDSKINKIPRRDERDTSDEVEISEEARQLAEAAKIEDVVRQSPDIREDRVAEVKAKLERGEYNTQEVFDQVAERIMKALGL comes from the coding sequence ATGGAAATTCGTGGTGTAGATCCTATTCGCGGAATAACCCAGGATAGCAAGATAAACAAAATCCCAAGACGTGATGAAAGAGACACCTCTGATGAGGTAGAGATCTCCGAAGAAGCCCGACAGCTTGCCGAAGCGGCAAAGATCGAAGACGTTGTTCGCCAGAGTCCCGATATCCGAGAAGATCGGGTAGCAGAGGTCAAGGCAAAACTCGAACGTGGAGAATACAATACCCAAGAGGTTTTTGATCAAGTTGCCGAACGTATTATGAAAGCCTTGGGCTTATAA
- the rsmI gene encoding 16S rRNA (cytidine(1402)-2'-O)-methyltransferase, producing the protein MKEGKLYVVATPIGNLEDISLRALETLKQVDRIACEHPERHRKLLSHFGIHKPVLQVSAANETNSAKGIVQLLLQGESIALVSDAGTPGISDPGKEVVEAARQANIPVIPVPGPSALTAVLSVLGESPKDIVFVGFLPKTPGKIAKILRLYRELEITLIGFVSSFQIKKFLQILNEQWGNVEILIGREITKLHESWVTGRVTDILETGLPEEGEWTIAIKKWFTENLKKLK; encoded by the coding sequence ATGAAAGAGGGCAAACTCTATGTTGTCGCCACTCCTATAGGGAATCTTGAGGACATCTCCCTGCGTGCCCTCGAAACTCTCAAACAGGTCGACAGAATTGCCTGCGAACATCCCGAAAGACACCGCAAGCTCCTCTCGCACTTTGGCATCCACAAGCCTGTTCTCCAGGTTTCTGCCGCCAATGAAACCAACAGCGCCAAAGGAATCGTCCAGCTTCTCCTCCAGGGAGAAAGTATAGCATTAGTCTCCGATGCAGGCACCCCGGGAATCTCAGACCCCGGAAAAGAAGTGGTTGAAGCCGCTAGACAAGCTAACATTCCTGTCATTCCTGTTCCGGGACCATCCGCTTTAACCGCCGTTTTGTCCGTTTTAGGAGAATCCCCGAAGGATATTGTATTTGTGGGATTTCTCCCAAAAACACCAGGAAAAATAGCAAAAATCCTTCGGTTATACCGTGAACTTGAAATCACCCTGATAGGGTTTGTCTCTTCCTTTCAGATAAAAAAATTTCTTCAGATACTAAATGAACAGTGGGGAAATGTCGAAATATTAATAGGGCGAGAGATCACGAAGCTCCACGAAAGCTGGGTTACTGGCAGGGTTACCGACATCCTTGAGACAGGCCTGCCAGAAGAGGGTGAATGGACCATCGCAATAAAAAAATGGTTCACAGAAAATCTCAAAAAGCTAAAGTGA
- the folD gene encoding bifunctional methylenetetrahydrofolate dehydrogenase/methenyltetrahydrofolate cyclohydrolase FolD, protein MILDGKVVAAARKQELRKLLEEFPKQLHLAVILVGNHPASRSYVSSKEKACHEVGIDSQVISLDENITTEELKEVIRSLNADEKVDGILVQLPLPNHINEQEILQAIDPSKDVDCFHPYNVGRLFLGQPIIQPCTPKGVMEMLSYYNISPAGKHAVVIGRSNIVGKPMAALLLQANATVTICHSRTPNLSEEVKRADIVIAAVGRPKMIGREMIKDGAVVIDVGINRIEDPSNPKGYTIVGDVDFESVSQIASAITPVPGGVGLMTVAELLWNTYTLARCRV, encoded by the coding sequence ATGATTCTTGATGGAAAGGTGGTAGCAGCAGCAAGAAAACAGGAACTTCGAAAACTCCTCGAAGAGTTTCCCAAACAGCTCCATCTTGCTGTAATCCTGGTGGGAAATCATCCGGCTTCTCGATCCTATGTCAGCTCCAAGGAAAAAGCCTGCCACGAGGTAGGAATAGACTCTCAGGTTATTTCTTTAGATGAAAACATCACCACCGAAGAATTGAAAGAGGTTATCCGTTCTCTCAACGCTGACGAAAAGGTAGATGGCATCCTGGTGCAATTACCCCTCCCCAATCACATCAACGAGCAGGAGATCCTCCAGGCCATTGACCCTTCAAAAGATGTGGACTGTTTTCACCCCTACAATGTGGGAAGACTCTTTCTGGGCCAGCCCATCATCCAACCCTGTACCCCCAAGGGAGTGATGGAGATGCTCTCCTATTACAACATCTCACCGGCCGGTAAACACGCGGTTGTCATAGGTCGAAGTAACATCGTGGGCAAACCCATGGCTGCACTTCTTCTCCAGGCCAATGCCACCGTTACCATATGCCATTCACGCACCCCCAACCTGAGCGAAGAGGTAAAACGAGCTGATATCGTTATCGCTGCCGTAGGTCGTCCCAAAATGATAGGCAGGGAAATGATCAAAGATGGGGCTGTCGTGATAGATGTCGGCATCAACCGCATTGAAGACCCATCCAATCCCAAAGGCTATACCATCGTCGGGGATGTGGATTTTGAAAGCGTCAGTCAGATTGCCTCGGCCATTACCCCTGTGCCGGGGGGTGTTGGTCTCATGACAGTAGCTGAACTTCTCTGGAACACCTATACCCTTGCCAGGTGCCGGGTATGA
- the dtd gene encoding D-aminoacyl-tRNA deacylase, translated as MRALLQRVLRGHVAVNGEIISKINKGYVILLGVGKNDTEKDADSLASKILDLRLFPDGEKENHLSIRDVGGELLVVSQFTLYGDVRKGRRPSFDQAMPGPEAKKLYEFFVERLRKSGLTVATGVFGAMMEVELVNWGPYTIWIETP; from the coding sequence ATGAGAGCCCTCCTCCAGCGTGTTCTCCGGGGGCATGTCGCTGTCAACGGAGAAATAATCAGTAAAATCAACAAAGGATACGTCATCCTTCTCGGTGTTGGAAAAAACGACACCGAGAAGGATGCCGATTCTCTTGCCTCCAAGATACTCGATCTCAGGCTTTTCCCCGACGGGGAGAAAGAAAACCACCTCTCCATTCGCGACGTGGGAGGAGAACTTCTCGTCGTTTCCCAGTTCACCCTCTATGGAGACGTACGAAAGGGAAGACGCCCCTCATTTGACCAGGCCATGCCAGGTCCAGAGGCGAAAAAACTCTACGAGTTTTTCGTCGAACGCCTGCGGAAGTCCGGCCTCACCGTAGCCACAGGAGTATTTGGAGCAATGATGGAGGTAGAACTCGTCAACTGGGGACCATACACCATCTGGATAGAAACCCCTTAA